The following coding sequences lie in one Arachis ipaensis cultivar K30076 chromosome B03, Araip1.1, whole genome shotgun sequence genomic window:
- the LOC107634398 gene encoding uncharacterized protein LOC107634398, translated as MWFVYVCDEGEKELGRQQAPGSCPYCGGKVEAMDVEIQWRCCFLPMCFKIKRKFFCTLCSKRLELYY; from the coding sequence ATGTGGTTTGTGTATGTGTGCGATGAAGGGGAGAAAGAATTGGGAAGGCAACAAGCGCCAGGGTCATGCCCTTACTGCGGTGGCAAGGTTGAAGCCATGGATGTTGAGATCCAATGGAGGTGTTGCTTCTTGCCCATGTGCTTCAAGATCAAGAGGAAGTTCTTTTGTACCCTTTGTTCCAAACGCTTAgaattatattattaa